A portion of the Bactrocera neohumeralis isolate Rockhampton chromosome 2, APGP_CSIRO_Bneo_wtdbg2-racon-allhic-juicebox.fasta_v2, whole genome shotgun sequence genome contains these proteins:
- the LOC126758968 gene encoding merozoite surface antigen 2, allelic form 2-like, translated as MLGVGLPGPGVGLAGGSIGGALGGGGATSPTTSTASAGIVGCGGSSGLLGSGGLLPGSACSTLPHPPSSAAAAAVVSSALAAASATCAGVGSATANLNRNLVILRNHLRKNTNVAPATAAVAPASASTALSTPTHTGAFNDITPTNTNTNTLSSSTISAHINNINTNLDRDQ; from the coding sequence ATGCTTGGCGTCGGCCTACCCGGCCCCGGCGTGGGCTTGGCTGGCGGCAGCATCGGCGGTGCGCTAGGCGGCGGTGGCGCCACTTCACCTACCACATCCACTGCCTCGGCAGGCATCGTCGGTTGCGGCGGCAGCAGCGGCCTACTGGGCAGCGGCGGCCTGCTTCCCGGCTCTGCCTGCAGCACCTTGCCACATCCGCCGTCTTCCGCCGCTGCGGCCGCCGTCGTGTCCAGCGCCTTGGCGGCGGCATCGGCCACATGCGCGGGCGTCGGCAGCGCAACGGCGAACTTGAATAGAAATCTAGTGATATTGCGCAATCACTTGcgtaaaaatacaaatgtgGCGCCCGCAACGGCGGCGGTAGCGCCTGCGTCAGCGTCCACAGCGCTGTCCACACCGACGCACACGGGCGCATTCAACGACATCACGCCCACCaacaccaacacgaacacactGAGCAGCAGCACAATCAGCGCACACATCAACAACATCAATACCAATCTGGATCGGGATCAATAG